Genomic window (Lycium barbarum isolate Lr01 chromosome 2, ASM1917538v2, whole genome shotgun sequence):
tggccgctggtccgtttgatcatagccgttggtccgggaaatcgtggccgttggttcgggaaatcgtggccgttggtccgtatagctaTCGGTCCGAGTAGctgttggtccgtgtggccgttgcacgcgggccacgcgccagtagcTTCCTGTCATGGTTAACTACCCACCATGcatgtgtcagacggcgccgtcagtctaatcccaccaaatccgtgcagagctgtccttgatattattattttattggtTCACAttgtatgagacccatggaggtcacactataaatagagcacatccccctcctttgtaagggttgactccttttactttccaagaacatttataatagaAGAAGTTCATATATACACTCTCTCTTTCAATATCTGATTTGGCCAAGGCTATTTGCTTCCATTTATATTGTATTTCTTCCATCAAGTGTTTCATATTACTTATAAACGTTCATGTTCATTGCAAATTGCCATCACTGGCCGTTTTATTAAAGAACTcccatatatatattctctctatCTAACACACCTCAagacccaagcacatatcctataccacctacaaatttaattgattatctgaATCTGGGGTAAACACTTTTTTCAGGAAATTTTCGTTATTTTAAAATGTTCAACCTGTGAGAAAAAATATCTTCCATAGAGAGGTAGTGATGTTTTGTTTCTTGGACAATAATTGCCTTCAATTTTACTTCTGAAAGCATCATTGTATTAATCTTGTCCAGGATTCAAATTGAAGCAATGCTTCCAATTTGGATGTATAGGTGGCGGTTACATTGTCGATGCTATGTGCGTCGGCTGCTGTTTGCACAAACAAGAAGGATGCTTGCAGATTAGCTTTTAAACGAATACGTCGAGGACAAGAAATATTTCACTGTGCTTGGACAAGACATTAGTTGACACTGCTAAACAATGCTTGTATGATATAACCCCTGGTTTCAGCCAGTTGAGAGAGAAGATTATAATATGCTTAATATCTCCTTCATTCGAACTTTAAAATGTCGGCTTTAGATCATCTTGCCAGTTTACAAGTACAATAATTACTTTTTTTTGGTTTAGATAGAACCTATGAGCAAGTCGAAAGGACAGGTACTCCTTTTTACTCTGGTTATACTAATTTTTCATTTGTCCGGTTTCTTGAACTACTTATGCTTGGTTTTAAATAGTATGGTACCTTTTAAGCTCCATATTTACCAAGTCGAGTCTAGTCTAGTCGAATAAAATGAGATCGACAACGAAATATGTATGCCTAGTTGCCTTACATCTGTTATTAGGAGGTGTAATAATTCTAATTTTGAATAATTGTATTCAAAAATAGAATTGCATGTACTATTCCCGAAAAATAAACTGTAATTACTTTTCCTCCAGTAGAGCTTCGATTTTTCTCAATCTCTACTACTCTAATCCGACGAATACTATGGATAAACCGCCGGATTCCACCGTCGGTACCAAAGCTTCGCCACCATTGGCCTCGCAATTAGTCCGAGCAGAACATAAACAACAAACAGGAAACGCTTTGCAGTAACAGTCAGAATTGCAACAATCTCCAACACATTATCTCCGCAAACTCTCTGACTCCCTCTCCGCATTCTAACGATGCTTAAGTGAGCTACCACGACACATTGATTCCATCCGGACCCCAATCGATTCCTCTATACTCCTACTGCACCCACCCCCACACACAAATAACATCACTCCCAGTCCCAGAACCAGAGCCAGAACCATCTTGGGAATCTGACCCCTCTGAGATGGAAAATGAAGAGGACGAACAAGTGAAATCCCCTTCTCCTTTAGAGCCGAAATCGTCTCCTCGTTCAGAGTTGCAATCCCCTACTCGTGTAGAGTGAAAATCGCATTGTTCAAAGGTGGAAATCCACTGCGAAACAATGAACACTCTTAACTACATGATAAGGCGTTTCTCATGTATAAAACACTTAAACGTGATGTCCTCAAGGCATTGAAACTGTCACCTTATCCTGCAAAGATTATACTGGAATGTATTGGCGAGTTTTATACTCAAGATAGCAACGCTTATGTTGAGGGCTCACCATTGATCAAAGAAAGGAAAGCTAAAGTATTGCTATTAGAGTGCTTCTTGATGATGATGGGAGAGGGAAGAGTAGTTGAGATTGAGAATGTTGTGAAGGAAAAGGCAGAACAAGCGGCTTTAGCATGGTATAGGAGGTTGAATTTCGAAGGAGGTATGGTTAAAAATCAGTACTTTCCTTCTACTTTATGATTTACATTAATGGAAGACTATTTACTTTCTTTTTAAGCCGTCTAGGATCTAGTACATTAATTATAGAATACTCCCCCTGTCCCAATTTTAAGTGTCTAAGATGGGAGACTTTTGTATCTTGTGGTCTTAGCCTTTAAATCTTGTAGTGTTAAACTTGCCATGTAGAATGTTGGAATtgaaaaacttactaaatatagaaagagacactctttttgggactgaccaaaaaggaaagtaagacacttaaattgggacggagagagtattttGTTTCGTTTTAGTTTAGTATTTGTAAGGAAATAaacatattttcttttattttattccctTCAGTTCTCTATATATAGTGATGTAGTCTTTTATTTCCCATGCAAGAAATAATGGAAGGAATCGATGCAATGAATTCTGTTCCTTCATTTTCTCCTCCCATTTTTCGATTCCATAACAGGTATACTAAAGGCGCAGGAAATTGATGCTCGGGGTTTGCTGTTACTTATAGGGTGTTTCGGGATTCCACAAGCATTTAGAAATGAGGATATAAAGGATTTGCTGCACCAAAGTTACATCAAGATGATTTCTGTTTCCCTAAGTAGATCAAGTGTTCTCATGCCAAAGATTCCTGAAATAATAGAGGATATGTTGAAGGAAAATCTGGTAGTTGACACCGTTTATTTTGGACTTGAGAACAGATTTAACCCTCGGAGGCTTTTAACGTCGATTTTACATGAGTCTGAACTGTCATTGTTGAACAAACTTACAAGATCTGAACAAATGAAAGGATCAGGAGATTCAGTTGTTCGTGAGGTTATTGGAGTAAAAAGGAGGTACTGGTGTTTTGAAAGCTGTCATCCAATGTTTGGGACGTAACAATATTAGTCATTCAAAACTTCTTCCAGAGTGGGAAATTGGTAGGAAAGTAATGagcttggagaaagaaaatgCTCAATTGAGGAAAAAGCTGAAAGGTAGTGGTCAAAAGATAGCACAAAAGAGAAAAATTGATGAAACTGAGTGGTTGAGCAACAAAGAGGTGAAACGTTCACATTTTCCAAATCCATGGCCGCCACAACAACAAAGAGTTGTTAATCATGTCGATAGCAACAACACTTTGTTAGAAAGTGGTGGAACTGCTGGCCACATTTATGGTCATTCTGTGTAACCTCCAGTATTGTATAGGCCAATATCCTACTTGGAAGGGCCAAAAACCATAATCGATGATGTGTATAGTAAGGCTTCGCCATACATGGAAAGCTCTAGGGGTTTGCCAAATGCCAAACCTGGTGATGTTAATAGGCCACCACCATACTTGGAAGGTTCTGCGAGGTTGCCAAACACAATAACTGGCGATGCTTATAAGCATCCGCCATACTTGGGAGGCTCAACGGGGTTTACAAACACCATACCTTCACCATATCAGTGTGCTGATACTGTTCCAGCTACTGAACTATACCGAAGCAGTGGCTCAAGAGCCGTTGATGCTGTTCCATCTGCTGCGCCTGCTCATCCTCCATCCTCCTTGTACTGGCAGAGATAGTTTTGAGTCCTTAATAATGTCTTACGAGGTTCATCTTGTTTTGAAAATTGTCAATTATGATGATGAGATACATGCATGTGGATGTGCAATTTGTGTACAAATAGATTAGAAACCTACATAGATGTAGAATCTTCCGAATCAACAATAATAGAAGCAGGTATGGCAAGCCTTTTCCTCCTATTGTTCTCTATAATTTGTTAATTTTTGAAAATGAACTGCTTCAGATTTTTGAATCATTTTCCAATTAAGTTTTCGTATCATTTTCTTGTGATTCCCCTTTGGTTGACTCAAAGTGAAAATAGTTAGGATTCTATGCTATTTAATGATCCTTTCCACTGGGTTAACCTCCCAAATGTAAAATTGTAATTACATTGTTTGCTTTGTATTGCTCAAAATTTATGACATGAAATGTTTACATATGAGACATCCTCTAGGAGACTGGATTTCATGAGTTACTGAACATGAAATTAAGTTCTCTTGGTTAAATATCAGCTATCACGTGACCGTGTGAAATTCCTTGAGTTTCTATTTATGGAACAGAAAATTGGAAGGATAATAGAGCGAACTATCATCCGCATCTATAGTGCTAAACAATTATGGTAAAGCTCTCACAACAATATATCATAGATGAGATTGAATCAGACAGAAGGTTCACTCCTCA
Coding sequences:
- the LOC132628954 gene encoding protein FRIGIDA-like, which encodes MYKTLKRDVLKALKLSPYPAKIILECIGEFYTQDSNAYVEGSPLIKERKAKVLLLECFLMMMGEGRVVEIENVVKEKAEQAALAWYRRLNFEGGILKAQEIDARGLLLLIGCFGIPQAFRNEDIKDLLHQSYIKMISVSLSRSSVLMPKIPEIIEDMLKENLVVDTVYFGLENRFNPRRLLTSILHESELSLLNKLTRSEQMKGSGDSVVREVIGVKRRYWCFESCHSKLLPEWEIGRKVMSLEKENAQLRKKLKGSGQKIAQKRKIDETEWLSNKEVKRSHFPNPWPPQQQRVVNHVDSNNTLLESGGTAGHIYGHSV